AGCCGAGCCGATGGCGGAGGGTCTGCCAGGCGATGTCGAGCATCATCGTGCGGCCCCCGACCGCGGCAGGGAGCCGGTCGCCCCGGGCAGGTTCCCCGGCGGCATCCCCTCGGTGGCGGCCTCCAACCGGGTCAGCTCCGCCGCGATCCCCGCCGCGTCCGCACCCCGCAGCGTCGAGGCGACCCGGCCGTCGGCGAGGAAGACGACACTGTCGGCATAGGAGGCGGCCAGCGGATCGTGGGTCACCATGACCACGGTCTGGCCCGCGTCGTCGACCAGCTCACGCAGCAGCCCGAGGACGACTCGACCGGTGGCCCGGTCCAGCGCCCCGGTCGGCTCGTCCGCGAACAGCACCTCCGGTCGGCTGATCAGCGCGCGTGCCAGCGCGACCCGCTGCTGCTGCCCGCCGGACAGTTCGGCGGGACGGCGCCCGGCCCGATCCGCCAGGCCGACCCGGTCCAGCACCGCCATGACCTCGGCGCGCCGCGGCCGATGACCTGCGAGCCGCCGAGGAAGGGCCACGTTCTGTGCGGCCGTCAGCGAGGGCAGCAGGTTGAACTGTTGGAAGACGAAC
This genomic stretch from Actinoalloteichus hoggarensis harbors:
- a CDS encoding ABC transporter ATP-binding protein, yielding MNSPSRSDAALRMISAGRVYGKGAARVVALDAVSLDFRRGSFTAVMGASGSGKSTLLHCASGLDLVTDGSVLLDGVDLATLSDERLTLLRRERVGFVFQQFNLLPSLTAAQNVALPRRLAGHRPRRAEVMAVLDRVGLADRAGRRPAELSGGQQQRVALARALISRPEVLFADEPTGALDRATGRVVLGLLRELVDDAGQTVVMVTHDPLAASYADSVVFLADGRVASTLRGADAAGIAAELTRLEAATEGMPPGNLPGATGSLPRSGAAR